One Nitrospina watsonii DNA segment encodes these proteins:
- a CDS encoding c-type cytochrome, with product MREGWRVLALFVWMAACSPASPVPDEAGRGVATAGVETQTVSGVCPQKRNTPRAPSALYQRANPLQATAENRQQGETLYQRTAKPFACKTCHGERGNGLGDPDFESTPAARNFTCAATLQPLPDGQLFWIIQNGSPGTSMPAHPNLSATEIWQLVLYIRSFAGN from the coding sequence ATGCGTGAAGGATGGAGGGTTCTGGCGTTATTCGTATGGATGGCGGCCTGCTCTCCGGCGTCGCCGGTGCCGGATGAAGCGGGCCGTGGCGTTGCCACCGCCGGGGTGGAAACGCAAACCGTGTCCGGCGTCTGTCCGCAAAAACGCAACACGCCGCGCGCGCCGTCCGCGCTTTACCAACGCGCCAATCCGTTACAGGCTACCGCCGAAAATCGACAGCAGGGCGAGACGTTGTACCAGCGCACGGCCAAACCGTTCGCCTGCAAAACCTGCCACGGCGAGCGGGGCAACGGATTGGGCGATCCGGATTTTGAAAGCACGCCTGCGGCGCGCAACTTCACCTGCGCCGCCACCCTGCAACCCCTCCCCGACGGGCAGTTGTTCTGGATCATCCAGAACGGTTCGCCCGGCACCTCCATGCCCGCGCATCCCAATCTTTCCGCAACCGAAATCTGGCAGTTGGTTCTCTATATACGGAGTTTTGCAGGGAATTGA
- a CDS encoding c-type cytochrome, translating into MSDWKQRTRVLALVLGLACWVGSPASVLADTLQENGEDLMQLAMHQGRPHGGINERHNLHHGMGRGGQGICPQTRTAPQAPQTVYELKNPLEPTDNNLERGQSLFQMMAEPTACKVCHGPAGNGLGMMAQGLSAMPRNFTCGETMQEITDGQMFWVIKNGTPTGMPPYPFMDETDVWKVILYIRQLAK; encoded by the coding sequence ATGAGTGATTGGAAGCAACGGACGCGGGTTCTGGCTCTCGTTCTGGGATTGGCGTGTTGGGTGGGTTCACCCGCTTCGGTGCTGGCGGACACGCTGCAAGAAAATGGGGAAGACCTCATGCAACTGGCCATGCACCAGGGCCGGCCGCATGGAGGGATTAATGAGCGGCACAACCTGCACCATGGCATGGGCCGCGGCGGCCAGGGCATCTGCCCGCAAACCCGTACCGCGCCGCAGGCACCGCAAACCGTGTACGAATTGAAAAATCCGCTGGAGCCGACGGATAACAACCTGGAGCGGGGTCAATCGCTGTTTCAGATGATGGCGGAACCCACGGCGTGCAAGGTGTGTCATGGGCCAGCGGGCAACGGGCTCGGTATGATGGCGCAAGGCCTGAGTGCGATGCCGCGCAACTTCACCTGCGGCGAGACCATGCAGGAAATCACCGACGGCCAGATGTTCTGGGTCATCAAAAACGGCACGCCGACGGGCATGCCGCCGTATCCTTTCATGGACGAAACCGATGTGTGGAAGGTGATCCTCTATATCCGGCAACTCGCGAAATGA
- a CDS encoding cytochrome-c peroxidase produces MKIAHTVILLVAAVLWIGQPGAINAEESFYEPMPEMTHPKDNPWSKEKEELGKMLYFDPRLSGSNWISCASCHNPGLGWGDGLPTPIGDGFNRKGPRHSPTVINSGYFDAQFWDGRAPSLEEQAKGPIQADIEMNQDVGALIEELKAIPGYVQRFDAVFGKNSINLGNIVKAIATFERSVVSKNSPYDKYNNGDKKAMSKSAINGMNLFFGKAKCAICHNGPVFTDSKFHNIGVKGDDKGRYKVTKEDSDKGAFKTPGLRHVSRTAPYMHDGSEKTLKDVIEFYNRGGDVDENKSPFITPLGLSDKEVNDLVEFMKALEGEPIEIAIPELP; encoded by the coding sequence ATGAAAATCGCACACACTGTTATTTTGCTGGTGGCCGCTGTTCTGTGGATCGGCCAACCGGGTGCCATAAACGCGGAAGAATCGTTTTACGAACCGATGCCGGAGATGACGCACCCGAAGGACAACCCATGGTCGAAGGAAAAGGAAGAACTGGGCAAGATGCTGTACTTCGATCCGCGGCTTAGCGGCAGCAACTGGATCAGTTGCGCCAGCTGTCACAACCCCGGTCTGGGCTGGGGCGACGGGCTGCCGACGCCCATCGGCGACGGCTTCAACCGCAAAGGTCCGCGTCATTCGCCGACAGTCATCAACAGCGGTTACTTCGACGCACAGTTCTGGGATGGCCGTGCACCCTCGCTGGAAGAACAGGCGAAGGGACCCATTCAGGCGGACATCGAAATGAACCAGGATGTGGGTGCGTTGATCGAGGAACTCAAAGCCATCCCCGGTTATGTGCAGCGGTTCGATGCGGTGTTCGGCAAGAACAGCATCAATCTCGGCAACATCGTGAAAGCCATCGCCACCTTCGAACGTTCGGTGGTGTCGAAGAATTCGCCCTACGACAAGTACAACAACGGGGATAAAAAGGCGATGTCGAAGTCGGCGATCAACGGCATGAACCTGTTCTTTGGCAAAGCCAAGTGCGCCATCTGCCACAACGGGCCTGTCTTCACTGACAGCAAGTTTCACAACATCGGCGTGAAGGGCGACGACAAGGGACGTTACAAGGTCACCAAGGAAGATTCAGATAAAGGCGCGTTCAAGACACCGGGCCTGCGTCATGTGTCGCGCACGGCACCTTACATGCACGACGGCAGTGAAAAGACGCTCAAGGACGTGATCGAGTTTTACAATCGCGGCGGCGATGTGGACGAAAACAAGAGTCCCTTCATCACGCCGCTGGGACTGTCCGACAAAGAAGTGAACGATCTGGTGGAATTCATGAAAGCGCTGGAAGGCGAGCCCATCGAGATTGCCATTCCGGAGTTGCCTTAG
- a CDS encoding c-type cytochrome gives MRVVRCVGMGVLCVVVLVWQEAAAFHPSIYAPRVPEGELERIQEMESPFRERQEYVDKGAKIYFGKGECVTCHSNDGTGVKLPGHQPRDFTDAKWQDLRTDGELMWVLENGSPGTGMPIRVGTVITKDEGWWVIQFIRAYRGARKEN, from the coding sequence ATGAGAGTGGTTCGTTGCGTGGGCATGGGTGTGTTGTGCGTCGTGGTCCTTGTGTGGCAGGAGGCGGCTGCGTTTCATCCCAGCATCTATGCGCCGCGTGTGCCGGAAGGCGAGTTGGAACGCATTCAGGAAATGGAAAGCCCGTTCCGCGAGCGGCAGGAATACGTGGACAAGGGCGCGAAAATCTATTTCGGCAAGGGGGAATGCGTCACCTGCCACAGCAACGACGGCACCGGCGTGAAACTGCCGGGACACCAGCCGCGTGATTTCACGGATGCGAAATGGCAGGATCTGCGCACCGACGGCGAATTGATGTGGGTGCTGGAAAATGGAAGCCCCGGCACCGGCATGCCGATCCGCGTGGGGACGGTGATCACCAAGGACGAGGGCTGGTGGGTGATCCAGTTCATTCGCGCCTATCGCGGTGCACGCAAAGAGAATTGA
- a CDS encoding DUF1264 domain-containing protein — MKPMKILGMILVLTVSTAACATAGDNKPASPLDGYTIHVTAPHVMDGEVVGPFHHYCKPINDQIIQCILFESTDPNARMSEVEYMVSKDLARKLIPEWSHKANWHDHKQEIETGRVQVNYPTDEEAVKNLVEHVSKTDGIIFHLWPKDAPIPDGSVGIAQSVGHWEAMHGKIE, encoded by the coding sequence ATGAAACCGATGAAAATTCTGGGAATGATTTTAGTGCTGACGGTCTCGACCGCCGCCTGCGCCACCGCCGGAGACAACAAACCCGCCAGCCCGCTCGACGGCTACACCATCCACGTCACCGCGCCGCACGTCATGGACGGGGAAGTGGTCGGGCCGTTCCATCATTACTGCAAACCGATCAACGACCAGATCATCCAGTGCATCCTGTTCGAAAGCACCGATCCCAACGCGCGCATGTCGGAAGTGGAATACATGGTTTCCAAAGACCTGGCGCGCAAACTGATTCCGGAATGGTCGCACAAGGCCAACTGGCACGATCATAAACAGGAAATCGAGACGGGCCGGGTGCAGGTGAATTATCCGACCGATGAGGAAGCGGTGAAGAATCTGGTTGAGCATGTTTCCAAAACCGACGGCATCATTTTTCACCTGTGGCCGAAAGACGCGCCCATTCCGGACGGCAGCGTTGGTATCGCGCAGTCGGTGGGTCATTGGGAAGCCATGCATGGTAAGATAGAATAA
- a CDS encoding Lcl C-terminal domain-containing protein: MPGRNYFSILMACVLAGLLLFVSGAAAADAKREPVAKSADQIYWDMGDGTVFDSETRLMWMKRDYWQAQRGWVNWYTAMEFMQRMNNKHFAGYDDWRLPTPEEAKTLYNRRKRNIDKDGDKIFIDPIFPEGSGWGTWTSEERGGKAVVVSYKGNGGEAYQDKINGPDAFLRLVRGPLP; this comes from the coding sequence ATGCCTGGGCGAAACTATTTTTCCATCCTGATGGCCTGCGTGCTGGCCGGCCTGCTTTTGTTTGTGAGCGGAGCGGCCGCCGCCGATGCCAAACGTGAACCCGTCGCCAAATCCGCCGACCAGATCTACTGGGACATGGGCGACGGCACCGTTTTCGATTCTGAAACCCGCCTGATGTGGATGAAACGCGATTACTGGCAAGCTCAACGGGGATGGGTGAACTGGTACACGGCGATGGAATTCATGCAACGCATGAACAACAAACACTTCGCCGGGTACGACGACTGGCGCCTGCCCACGCCGGAAGAGGCCAAAACCCTGTACAACCGGCGCAAGCGCAACATCGACAAGGATGGAGATAAAATATTCATCGATCCCATTTTCCCGGAAGGTTCCGGCTGGGGCACCTGGACCAGTGAGGAACGCGGCGGCAAGGCCGTGGTCGTTTCCTATAAAGGCAACGGCGGCGAAGCCTATCAGGATAAAATCAACGGACCCGACGCCTTCCTGCGGCTGGTGCGCGGTCCGCTTCCTTAA
- a CDS encoding class I SAM-dependent methyltransferase: MTPSSHRIQTPLCLSLGLLISVFFIAGPVWAKPKDQDRWNKKYEVDVFLFGKEPVPFLKKNAGLLPKGKTLDIAMGEGRNGVFLATQGFDVTGWDISTVGLQKAHRLAQEHNVSIETQVVDLEKAELPKNTYDVILMMYYMQRDLFPQIRDALKPGGMAVIETYNVDYLKYRDFRREWTLDTNELLDVFKDFKIIRYQAYDDGEEAYSSIIAQKPAE; the protein is encoded by the coding sequence ATGACCCCGTCCAGCCATCGCATCCAGACCCCCCTATGCCTGTCGCTCGGCCTTTTGATTTCGGTTTTTTTTATTGCCGGGCCCGTTTGGGCCAAACCCAAAGACCAGGACCGCTGGAACAAAAAGTATGAAGTGGACGTCTTCCTGTTCGGCAAGGAACCGGTTCCTTTTCTCAAGAAAAACGCCGGTCTGCTGCCCAAAGGCAAGACGCTGGACATCGCCATGGGGGAAGGACGCAACGGCGTTTTTCTGGCCACGCAGGGGTTCGACGTGACCGGCTGGGACATCTCCACCGTGGGCTTGCAGAAGGCGCATCGCCTCGCCCAGGAACACAACGTATCGATCGAAACCCAAGTCGTCGATCTGGAAAAAGCCGAACTGCCCAAAAACACCTACGACGTCATTCTGATGATGTACTACATGCAACGTGACCTGTTTCCCCAGATCAGGGACGCGTTGAAGCCGGGCGGCATGGCGGTGATCGAAACCTACAACGTCGATTACCTGAAGTACCGCGATTTCCGCCGCGAGTGGACGCTGGACACCAACGAACTGCTGGACGTGTTCAAGGATTTTAAAATCATCCGTTACCAGGCCTACGATGACGGCGAAGAAGCCTACTCCAGCATCATCGCGCAGAAACCCGCCGAATGA
- a CDS encoding bile acid:sodium symporter family protein, protein MWVVAGAALALWQPQTATWFQPHWIPFFLGIIMLSMGLTLTWQDFLRVLEFPRTVLMGVGLQFGIMPLLGYLIARAFHLPLDFMIGLILVACSPGGTASNVVCFIARLNVALSVTLTTCSTLLAVIMTPLLTTWLVEALARDLTGAAIQVDTLGLLLDTFQVVILPVTAGVLINHFFHRQVARITPYTPLLAVLSIVFIVDYILAAKRTELLASGGTLLAAVVTLHTLGFVLGYGLARWVGGGEHNARTVSVEVGMQNSGLATELARSNFGAFGLATVPGALSALTHCILGSLVAGLSRWWPHPPRVPHPERRKA, encoded by the coding sequence CTGTGGGTGGTGGCCGGGGCGGCGCTGGCGTTGTGGCAACCGCAAACCGCCACCTGGTTCCAGCCGCACTGGATTCCCTTTTTCCTCGGCATCATCATGCTGAGCATGGGACTCACCCTCACCTGGCAGGATTTTCTGCGCGTGCTGGAATTTCCGCGCACCGTGCTGATGGGCGTCGGCCTGCAATTCGGCATCATGCCGCTGTTGGGATACCTCATTGCCCGCGCTTTTCATCTGCCGCTCGACTTCATGATCGGCCTCATTCTCGTCGCATGCTCACCCGGCGGCACCGCGTCCAACGTGGTGTGCTTCATCGCCCGGCTGAACGTGGCCCTGTCGGTGACACTCACCACCTGCTCGACGTTGCTCGCCGTCATCATGACCCCCCTGTTGACCACCTGGCTGGTGGAAGCGCTGGCGCGCGATCTCACCGGCGCGGCCATTCAGGTGGACACACTGGGCCTGTTGCTCGACACCTTCCAGGTGGTGATCCTGCCGGTGACGGCGGGCGTTCTCATCAATCATTTTTTTCACCGGCAAGTGGCGCGCATCACGCCCTACACGCCGTTGCTGGCGGTGCTGTCGATCGTGTTCATCGTCGATTACATCCTCGCCGCCAAACGCACGGAGTTGCTGGCAAGCGGCGGCACGCTGCTGGCAGCGGTGGTCACTCTGCACACACTGGGGTTTGTTTTGGGATACGGACTGGCGCGGTGGGTCGGCGGCGGCGAACACAACGCGCGCACGGTTTCCGTCGAGGTCGGCATGCAGAATTCCGGACTCGCCACGGAACTGGCGCGCAGCAATTTCGGGGCATTCGGGCTGGCGACGGTGCCGGGGGCGCTGTCCGCACTCACTCATTGCATCCTCGGCAGTCTCGTCGCCGGGCTGTCGCGGTGGTGGCCGCACCCGCCCCGCGTCCCACATCCGGAGCGACGCAAGGCTTAA
- a CDS encoding peptidylprolyl isomerase — translation MVGFSHQIQVRHIVVDKPEVAELLKASIDEVKTSAGRVKMLMRLAEKYSLCPSKDDGGNLGWIELASDHPRKLAGEPILENHELEAAIREAHRKMLLNRGQVYGPLQTKQGHHLIIVSNEFGAERSTEFTGSAL, via the coding sequence ATGGTAGGATTTTCGCACCAGATACAAGTCAGGCATATCGTGGTGGACAAACCGGAAGTGGCGGAACTGTTGAAGGCGTCCATCGATGAAGTCAAAACTTCGGCGGGCCGCGTCAAGATGCTCATGCGGCTGGCGGAAAAGTACAGCCTGTGTCCGAGCAAGGACGACGGGGGCAATCTGGGCTGGATCGAACTGGCCTCCGACCACCCGCGCAAGCTCGCTGGCGAACCGATTCTGGAAAATCATGAATTGGAGGCCGCCATCCGCGAAGCCCACCGCAAGATGCTTCTCAATCGGGGCCAGGTGTATGGTCCGCTGCAAACCAAACAGGGGCATCACCTGATCATCGTCAGCAACGAGTTCGGCGCCGAGCGCTCGACAGAGTTCACCGGTTCCGCGTTGTAG
- a CDS encoding Maf family protein, whose protein sequence is MSPSKIKLILASQSPRRIELLRKLGLEFDIIPASVDEITQAGRSPEDNALALAQLKAQHVARQHPGTFVLGADTLVVLDDTLLGKPNDRQDAERMLSRLSGRTHRVISGVALIDDRGVPWQQAGVSHVTLKPITAGTIRSYIATGEPMDKAGAYAIQGKGADLIESWSGSWTNIVGLPVETVCQLLQQAAWPHPPSTAHFDVL, encoded by the coding sequence ATGTCCCCGTCCAAAATAAAATTGATCCTCGCCTCGCAATCGCCCCGCCGCATTGAACTGTTGCGAAAACTGGGACTGGAGTTTGACATCATCCCCGCGTCCGTGGACGAAATCACGCAGGCCGGGCGGTCGCCGGAAGACAATGCGCTGGCGCTGGCCCAGCTCAAAGCCCAGCACGTGGCCCGGCAGCATCCGGGAACCTTCGTGCTCGGCGCCGACACCCTGGTGGTGCTCGACGACACCCTGCTCGGCAAACCGAACGACCGCCAGGACGCGGAACGCATGCTCAGCCGATTGAGCGGACGCACGCACCGGGTGATCAGCGGCGTGGCGCTGATCGATGACCGGGGCGTGCCCTGGCAACAGGCGGGTGTCTCTCACGTGACTCTCAAACCGATCACGGCGGGAACCATCCGGAGCTACATCGCCACCGGCGAACCGATGGACAAAGCCGGAGCCTACGCCATCCAGGGAAAAGGCGCGGACCTCATCGAAAGCTGGTCCGGTTCGTGGACCAACATCGTCGGCCTGCCCGTCGAAACCGTGTGCCAGCTTTTGCAACAGGCCGCCTGGCCACATCCGCCATCGACCGCGCACTTCGATGTTTTATGA
- a CDS encoding formylglycine-generating enzyme family protein codes for MGDALADAPPKPPPGMVYIPEGYFPMGANSGNDSEEGPQHHVYTSAYFIDQYEVSNAEYMKFVEDTGHPKPVYWEDDRFNRPNHPVVGVSWFDAMAYARWKGRRLPTEAEWEKAARGNDTRLYPWGDKWAKGFVLYFVNVYGLEDKYRHTAPVDDYPAGISPFGVFNMAGNVWEWCLDWYADDYYRKSPELNPEGPEPTKMKVVRGGGWINNLDGARLVRRGRNFPATRNMIYGFRTVLPVPTP; via the coding sequence GTGGGCGACGCGCTGGCGGACGCTCCGCCGAAACCGCCTCCCGGCATGGTGTACATTCCTGAGGGCTATTTCCCGATGGGCGCCAACTCCGGCAACGATTCTGAAGAAGGTCCGCAACACCACGTGTACACGTCGGCGTATTTCATCGATCAGTACGAAGTCAGCAATGCCGAGTACATGAAGTTCGTCGAGGACACCGGCCACCCCAAACCGGTGTACTGGGAAGACGACCGCTTCAACCGGCCCAACCATCCCGTTGTCGGCGTCAGTTGGTTTGACGCCATGGCCTACGCCCGCTGGAAAGGGCGCCGCCTGCCCACGGAAGCGGAATGGGAAAAAGCCGCACGCGGCAACGACACGCGTCTCTACCCCTGGGGCGACAAATGGGCCAAAGGTTTCGTTTTATACTTCGTCAATGTGTACGGCCTGGAAGACAAATACCGGCACACCGCTCCGGTGGACGACTACCCCGCGGGCATCAGCCCTTTCGGCGTGTTCAACATGGCCGGGAACGTCTGGGAATGGTGCCTCGACTGGTACGCCGACGATTACTACCGGAAAAGCCCCGAGTTGAATCCAGAAGGTCCGGAACCGACAAAAATGAAAGTCGTCCGCGGCGGCGGCTGGATCAACAACCTCGACGGGGCACGCCTGGTGCGTCGCGGCCGCAACTTCCCCGCCACCCGGAATATGATCTACGGCTTCCGCACCGTCCTGCCCGTGCCCACTCCGTAA
- a CDS encoding peptidylprolyl isomerase, with the protein MIPGNRFQFLWALAGVALWIASGAVPAHAHSGHDHSTGLNISLPDVLAQVNGKDIGKDSILDTLVKNVERYKERGMALSAQQQKVAAKKLLEEVIHRNLLLRKAQTLGVSVSAGDIDAKVGSIKSTFKNEMLFQKQLKMRNLTLEQYRKKIRDDLLMDAVLEKELAGQIQIPGDRIREYFEENKNTLSKPEKRSARVILIKVDSKSGSAGELEARKKLEDILAQLKQGKSFEEMATMYSQDSLATRGGDLGYFTADSHMFAPFRTRAFQLNEGEVSDIFRTPHGLQILKVTDVQEGFQATLENSRETVRRALVDQELKKRTRPYLESLKKEASVKVYF; encoded by the coding sequence ATGATTCCAGGTAACCGTTTTCAATTTCTGTGGGCTCTTGCAGGGGTCGCACTCTGGATCGCGTCCGGCGCCGTTCCGGCTCACGCGCATTCGGGACACGATCACAGCACCGGCCTCAACATTTCTCTTCCTGACGTACTGGCGCAAGTCAACGGCAAGGACATTGGCAAGGACTCCATCCTGGACACGCTGGTCAAAAATGTGGAGCGTTACAAGGAACGGGGCATGGCTCTCTCCGCCCAGCAACAAAAAGTGGCGGCAAAAAAATTACTGGAAGAAGTGATTCACCGTAATCTTCTTTTGCGCAAGGCTCAAACGCTGGGCGTTTCCGTTTCCGCCGGGGACATCGATGCGAAAGTCGGTTCCATCAAAAGCACGTTCAAAAATGAAATGTTGTTTCAAAAACAATTGAAGATGAGAAACCTGACGCTGGAACAGTACCGGAAGAAAATCCGGGACGACCTGTTGATGGATGCCGTGCTGGAAAAAGAACTGGCGGGACAAATCCAGATTCCGGGCGATCGCATCCGCGAATACTTTGAGGAGAACAAGAACACCCTGTCCAAACCGGAAAAACGCAGCGCCCGGGTCATCCTGATCAAGGTCGATTCAAAATCCGGCTCCGCGGGGGAACTGGAGGCGCGCAAAAAGCTGGAAGACATTCTCGCGCAGTTGAAACAGGGGAAAAGCTTTGAGGAAATGGCCACGATGTATTCGCAGGACTCCCTGGCCACCCGGGGCGGCGACCTGGGCTACTTCACCGCAGACAGCCACATGTTCGCGCCGTTCCGCACGCGGGCGTTTCAATTGAACGAAGGGGAAGTCAGCGATATTTTCAGAACGCCGCATGGGTTGCAGATTCTGAAAGTGACCGACGTGCAGGAAGGGTTTCAGGCCACGCTGGAAAACAGTCGTGAAACCGTGCGCAGGGCACTGGTCGATCAGGAACTCAAAAAGCGAACCCGGCCGTACCTCGAAAGCCTGAAAAAAGAGGCCAGCGTGAAAGTTTATTTTTGA